One part of the Paraglaciecola sp. L3A3 genome encodes these proteins:
- a CDS encoding cation:proton antiporter subunit C encodes MKLLELLGYFNYWVFAIILIVGLYAVISKSNLIKKLIGLSIFQSAVFLMYITMDKVEGGTAPIIQAGVEDQIFSNPLPQVLILTAIVVGVSTLALGLALVVRINECYGTIEENEILDAD; translated from the coding sequence ATGAAACTTTTAGAATTACTCGGCTATTTCAATTATTGGGTGTTCGCTATCATTTTGATAGTGGGGTTATACGCAGTAATAAGCAAAAGCAACTTGATCAAAAAATTGATTGGTTTATCTATCTTCCAATCGGCAGTTTTCCTTATGTATATCACAATGGATAAAGTGGAAGGCGGCACTGCCCCTATCATACAAGCCGGAGTAGAAGATCAAATATTTTCTAATCCGCTACCTCAAGTATTGATCCTAACGGCCATAGTTGTAGGGGTATCTACCTTAGCATTGGGCTTAGCCCTAGTGGTACGTATCAATGAATGTTATGGCACGATAGAAGAAAACGAAATTTTGGACGCTGACTGA